AACGGAAGTACCGGATACCCGAAAAATACTTACTCATACTAGGTATTTTGGGAGGCAGCTTGGGTGGTATTTTGGGGATGCATCTATTTAGACATAAAACGAAACACACTTATTTTTACCTGGTTTATATTCTGGGAATGAGTCTATGGGTATGGATAATGACGCGTGTAATACGATAAGAGGTGGGCTGCTTTTAGGTATAGAAGCAGCCTTCTTTACGATATATATGCTATAATAAGCGAGTTGAAAAAAGGGGGATAGAGGCGATGAATGGTATCTTGCCACTATGGAAAGAACGCGGCATGACGAGTCATGATTGCATCTTTCATTTAAGAAGAATATTAAAAACAAGAAAAATTGGTCATACAGGAACGTTAGATCCTGAAGTGGATGGCGTTTTACCTATTTGTGTGGGTGCAGCGACTAAAGCAGCTGAATTCATGACCGATATGGGGAAAGCGTATGAAGGTGAAATAACTCTGGGTTATTCAACTGAAACAGAAGATGCACACGGTGAAATCGTAGAGCGTCTGCCAATTACGGAATTACCAGATGCATCTGTTGTTGATGCCATGATGCAGACACTGGAAGGAACGATTATTCAAGTGCCACCTATGTACTCAGCGGTCAAAGTAAATGGCCGCCGATTATATGAATACGCACGTAAAGGTGAAACGGTCGAACGTCCGAAGCGTGAAGCTGTAATCTATTCTTTTACGCGTACAAGTGAACTTCGTTACAATGAAGGAGAACAAACAGTGTCTTGGGATTTTTCCGTAGAGTGTGGAAAAGGCACCTATATTCGTACGTTGGCAGTTGATTTAGGTAAGGCATTAGGGTATCCGGCACATATGTCACGTTTGACGCGGACAGCAAGCGGCCCTTTCAAAAAAGAAAATTGTCTAACGTTAGCAGAAGTACAAGAAAAAATGGATCAAGGCGAAATAGATTCTGTCTTTCTTCCAATCGAGTCGATTTTTTCTGAATTTCCACGCTTTGATGCGGATGCTAACGTTTGGGAGCAAATCAAGAATGGTGCAGTTTTAGAAGCTCAGACTTTTGTAGGACTTGAAGATGCACCTTTAATCGCTGTTTATTATGAAGGTTATTTGGTAGCCTTATATGAGACACATGCGCGTAAAACGGATTTTAAGAAGCCAAGAAAAATGTTTCTTTCAAACATTGGTTAATATGAAAGAGTGTTGATATATAAATGGAAATTATAAATATTCATCATCCGTATAAACAGGAACAAATTCCGAATGAACCGATTGTATTAGCGCTCGGTTTTTTTGACGGTGTTCATAAAGGACATCAACAAGTTATTCTTGAAGCAAAACGCCAAGCAGAAAAGCACAATGCCAAATTGGCAGTTATGTCTTTCAACCATCATCCAAGTATTGTTTTCCAAAAGTTGGATGCAGAAACGATGCGTTACTTATCAATTATGGATCGCAAAATCGAACTTATGGAGAATCTGGGGGTAGACTACTTCTATGTCATCGAATTTACGTATGATTTCGGAACGCTTAAACCGCAAGAATTTGTTGATCAATATATTGTCGGTCTACATGCAAAAGCAGTAGTGGCCGGTTTTGATTATACTTATGGACCGAAAACAATCGCAGACATGGCACATTTGCCGCAATATGCAAAAAATCGTTTTGCTATTGTTGAAGTGTCCCCACAGGTTTCTGAGAACAAAGAAAAAATCAGTTCAACACGTATTCGGGAAGCACTGGCTACGGGTGATCTAGCCAAAGCGAATAGTATGTTAGGCTATACCTATCAATTCGGCGGTCATGTTATGCATGGAGATGCACGTGGACGCGAATTAGGATTTCCTACTGCTAATATAAAAGTGCAAAAAAATGTGCGCCTGCCTAAAACGGGAGTATACGTAGTTAGTATTCGCGTGCAAGGCGAGTGGTATCAAGGGATGGCTTCCATCGGCTACAATATTACCTTTGAAAAAGACCGTGACAAAACAATCGAAGTGAATATATTGAATTTCAACAAGATGATTTACGGTGAGGAAGTTGAAGTACGTTGGCACCATTTCATTCGTGATGAAGTGAAGTTCAACGGTATTGAAGCTTTGATTGAACAATTAAAGCAAGACCAAGTGGATACTGAAACATACTTTAGAGAAAACCCCGCTGCTTTAGAGACAACAGAATTGGAGCGATAATTATGACTGCAGCATATTTGCATATTCCTTTTTGCGATCATATTTGTTTCTATTGTGACTTTAATAAAGTTTTTCTAGAAGGACAACCGGTTGATGAATACGTTGACATGGTTATTCAGGAAATGGCAATCATGAAAGAGCGTCATCCAAATGAAAAAGTTGAAACATTTTATATTGGCGGCGGTACGCCCACCACGCTGACTGCATCACAAATGGAAAAACTCCTCATTGGAATTCAAACGTATTTCCCCATGGAAAAAGGTTCAGAATTTACAGTAGAAGCGAATCCAGAGAGTATCAGTTTCGATAAGTTTAAGGTCTTGAAAGAATACGGTGTTAACCGTATCAGTATGGGAGTCCAATCATTTAATGACGCCATTTTAAAGAAAATTGGGCGCATTCACACTTCTGATCAAGTGTACGAGTGTGTAAAAATGGCTCAAAAAGCTGGTTTTGATAATATGAGCATCGATTTAATTTTTCGTTTGCCAACGCAAACATTGGCTGACTTCTCGGAGACCTTGGATCGTGCGTTGGAATTGGATTTGCCTCATTATTCCGTTTATTCTCTCATCCTGGAGAATAAAACGATTTTCTATAATTTAATGCGACAAGGAAAACTGCCACTTCCGTCAGAAGATGAGGAAGCAGATATGTATGCATTGGTAATGGAGCGGATGGCCAAGGCGGGTAGAGAGCATTACGAGATTTCTAACTACGCTAAACCCGGTTATCAATCACAACATAATCTCGCTTACTGGCGTAATGAAAACTATTTTGGATTTGGTGCAGGCGCACATGGCTACATTGAGGGCAAGCGCTATAGCAACAACGGTCCGATTCAGCATTATCTGGAACCTTTACGAAAGAAAGAATCACCGATTCTCTATCAAAAAGAACTCACACCTCTGAATGTCATCGAAGAAGAGTTGATGCTTGGTTTAAGAACGATGAAAGGTGTGAACCGTTCACATTTTCAACAAAAATTTAACGAACCTGTCGAGAAATATTATGCAGATGAAATTGAAAGTCTAATCAAACGCGAGTTGTTAATGGTGGAAGATGATTTCTTACGGTTAACTCAAAAAGGTAAATATCTGGGCAATGAAGTATTCCAAAAATTCCTATTTAATTAAATTCGAGCAATTACTGTTGACAAAAAATATTCATCGTGATAAGTTATTTCATGGGTTAGCACTCACGAAAGCCAAGTGCTAAAGCGAGGTGAAAAGATGTTAACGGAAAGGCAACTTTTAATCTTAAATTCAATCATTAAGCATTATATTCAATACGGGGAGCCAATGGGTTCAAAGACATTATTGCACGAAACGAATTTATCCGTTTCACCTGCAACAATTCGTAATGAAATGCTGCATATTGAAGAATTAGGATTTTTAGAAAAAATGCATTCATCTTCAGGTAGGATTCCTTCCATTCTCGGTTACCGTCATTATGTTGATCTTCTCTTACAAGATAAGAAGAAGCGTTCACAAGATGGTTTGCGTAGGAAAGTGCAAGAATCTATCCGCGCCCCTTATAAAGAGGCAGAAGAAATATTGGAAACATCGGCTGAAATGTTGTCATACATGACAAATTATACAGCTCTAAGCATTGGACCCGAAAAATTAGATAGCCGTTTATCCAATTTTCAAATTGTTCCTATTACTACGGGGCAATATATGGCAATATTGGTTACGGATAAAGGATTTATCGAGAATAAAATGTTCACAGTTTCCAAAGATGTGGATGTCGCGAAAATTCAAACGATGGTCAATATCTTTAATGAAGAGCTGGTCGGATTGAAGTTAACGGAGGTTCATAAGAAACTCCAAAATGAAATTCCAGATATTATCCGCAGATATATCGGTAAGGAATTGAATTTGCAGGCCATCTTCAATGAAGTGGTACTAAAAATGAATAATGAACGCATCTATGTAGGTGGAGAAATGAACCTGCTCAATCATTTTAATCTCGAACGTGTTCACGAAAGAGAGCAAATGAAAGCTGTTCTTGGTCTAATCCATGAATCAAAAGACCTTCTTGGTTTGCTAAAAACTGGACAGGATGATTTCAGTATTCAAATTGGAACTGAAATGAAAAATGATTTATTGTCCAATTTTAGTCTCATCACGGCGACGTATAATGTCGGACCTGATGCACAAGGTTTAATCGCATTACTCGGTCCTACAAATATGCCCTATGAGCAAATTATTAATATTATGCGTATTACACGAGAAGAGTTATCAGATAGCATGCATGATTTTTATCAAGAAGAGTAAAGGGGAATTGACATGGCTGAAGAAAATAATGCACCAAATGAAAACACAGAAGCAGTTGAGCCTACGGAAGTAGAGCAATTAGAAAAGCAATTAGATGAGTTACAAGATCGGTATTTGCGTGTTCAAGCAGAACTTGCAAATATCCAAAAGCGTAACCTTAAAGAAAGACAGGACGCAGCGAAATATCGTTCGCAAAACTTAGCAACGGA
This genomic interval from Jeotgalibaca porci contains the following:
- the truB gene encoding tRNA pseudouridine(55) synthase TruB, which produces MNGILPLWKERGMTSHDCIFHLRRILKTRKIGHTGTLDPEVDGVLPICVGAATKAAEFMTDMGKAYEGEITLGYSTETEDAHGEIVERLPITELPDASVVDAMMQTLEGTIIQVPPMYSAVKVNGRRLYEYARKGETVERPKREAVIYSFTRTSELRYNEGEQTVSWDFSVECGKGTYIRTLAVDLGKALGYPAHMSRLTRTASGPFKKENCLTLAEVQEKMDQGEIDSVFLPIESIFSEFPRFDADANVWEQIKNGAVLEAQTFVGLEDAPLIAVYYEGYLVALYETHARKTDFKKPRKMFLSNIG
- the ribF gene encoding riboflavin biosynthesis protein RibF, translating into MEIINIHHPYKQEQIPNEPIVLALGFFDGVHKGHQQVILEAKRQAEKHNAKLAVMSFNHHPSIVFQKLDAETMRYLSIMDRKIELMENLGVDYFYVIEFTYDFGTLKPQEFVDQYIVGLHAKAVVAGFDYTYGPKTIADMAHLPQYAKNRFAIVEVSPQVSENKEKISSTRIREALATGDLAKANSMLGYTYQFGGHVMHGDARGRELGFPTANIKVQKNVRLPKTGVYVVSIRVQGEWYQGMASIGYNITFEKDRDKTIEVNILNFNKMIYGEEVEVRWHHFIRDEVKFNGIEALIEQLKQDQVDTETYFRENPAALETTELER
- a CDS encoding DUF1294 domain-containing protein; translation: MYSDKQKARKRKYRIPEKYLLILGILGGSLGGILGMHLFRHKTKHTYFYLVYILGMSLWVWIMTRVIR
- the hemW gene encoding radical SAM family heme chaperone HemW; translated protein: MTAAYLHIPFCDHICFYCDFNKVFLEGQPVDEYVDMVIQEMAIMKERHPNEKVETFYIGGGTPTTLTASQMEKLLIGIQTYFPMEKGSEFTVEANPESISFDKFKVLKEYGVNRISMGVQSFNDAILKKIGRIHTSDQVYECVKMAQKAGFDNMSIDLIFRLPTQTLADFSETLDRALELDLPHYSVYSLILENKTIFYNLMRQGKLPLPSEDEEADMYALVMERMAKAGREHYEISNYAKPGYQSQHNLAYWRNENYFGFGAGAHGYIEGKRYSNNGPIQHYLEPLRKKESPILYQKELTPLNVIEEELMLGLRTMKGVNRSHFQQKFNEPVEKYYADEIESLIKRELLMVEDDFLRLTQKGKYLGNEVFQKFLFN
- the hrcA gene encoding heat-inducible transcriptional repressor HrcA, which produces MLTERQLLILNSIIKHYIQYGEPMGSKTLLHETNLSVSPATIRNEMLHIEELGFLEKMHSSSGRIPSILGYRHYVDLLLQDKKKRSQDGLRRKVQESIRAPYKEAEEILETSAEMLSYMTNYTALSIGPEKLDSRLSNFQIVPITTGQYMAILVTDKGFIENKMFTVSKDVDVAKIQTMVNIFNEELVGLKLTEVHKKLQNEIPDIIRRYIGKELNLQAIFNEVVLKMNNERIYVGGEMNLLNHFNLERVHEREQMKAVLGLIHESKDLLGLLKTGQDDFSIQIGTEMKNDLLSNFSLITATYNVGPDAQGLIALLGPTNMPYEQIINIMRITREELSDSMHDFYQEE